GCAAAGGTCTGCGCCCGCATTAAAGCCTCATCGGGACTCGGGATCAGCTCGTCCTGTCCGACAAGGCTCAGTAGTTTCATTAATCCGATGTTTCCGAGATTATCGAGGATATTGGCGTCCCTTAAATAAATAGCCTCGTCACTGTTCCCCGGCTCGGAATAATACATGTGGCATTCAATGGCGTCCAGAATTTTTGCCAGTTTTTCCTGCTCAAAGTGATAGCTCTTCAACAGGTTCATCGCGACGCCTTTTGATCTGAGGGTATGATCGACGTTGGGAAGCGCGTACATCGGGTACTTTCCCGTATCGTGAAGCATTGCAGAAATATAAAGTACTTCATCATTCAGGTTGAGATGCTGAGATAATTCTTTGGATAAATGATAGACCCGCTGACAGTGTTTCCAGCCAAGAGCCGGATGAGCACCGGATTGGTTGATAATTTGAAATAGTTCTTTGGAGATATCCATATCCTGCACCACC
This genomic stretch from Dehalobacter restrictus DSM 9455 harbors:
- a CDS encoding HD domain-containing protein, producing MDISKELFQIINQSGAHPALGWKHCQRVYHLSKELSQHLNLNDEVLYISAMLHDTGKYPMYALPNVDHTLRSKGVAMNLLKSYHFEQEKLAKILDAIECHMYYSEPGNSDEAIYLRDANILDNLGNIGLMKLLSLVGQDELIPSPDEALMRAQTFAEALPKKVYSKTGRRIAVKRREEIMRFLSGIKRQTSEYAWI